Below is a genomic region from Candidatus Nealsonbacteria bacterium.
CGGGGTGGTTTGGGTGATGAATCACACTCCGCGCAAATCTCTTTCCTGGCGTACTCCTTGCACAGTATATGGTAAGTGTTGCACTTCAAGCTAGAATTCAAGAACTCCTCTTTTTTAGCTTATATACCTCCGCACCTCTAGCTACTTTAAAAGGCATCTTAACTCCAATTTCCTGACTCTTTATCCCTTTTACTACTTTCTTGTTATTAATCTCCATTTCAGAAGCAACCACCTCCTTAATTCCTATATCATCTCCAATTATAATGATTCGATCCCCTTCTTGTAATTCAGAAACTAATTTAATAGTTATAGCTCCTACTTTAGGATAAAATTTAATAACTTTTCCAACAAAAACTTTTTCAATTTCTGAAGCTGAACTATCGACTTGAGAGAAATCAGATGGAAGTGGTTTCCCTAAAAAGAAACCGGAAGAAAAGCCCCTATTATAAACACCTTCTAGCTCCTTCATTAATTCTATGGTTCTTTCTTTTGTAAGTTTAGTGTCAATTGCCTCTCTGTAAACTCTAACAACCGCATCAACATATCTTGAATCCCTATTCCTTCCTTCAATCTTAAATGAATGAACTCCTATTTTCTTCAATTCTTCTACAAAGGGTAAAACACAAAGATCTTTGGCCGACATCACCTTACTACCTTCTAATGTTAACTCATGACCAAGCCCTTCTTCTTTTATAAAATAACTTCTTCTACAAGGCTGAAAGCATTCTCCTCTATTGGCAGATTTATTGTACAAAAACTGACTGGTGAAACATCTTCCTGAAACTGAAACACACATCGCACCATGAATAAAGACTTCAACTTCAAGTCCTTTTATTTTCATAATCTCTTTTACTTGCTTTAAATTCAATTCTCTAGCAAGAACCACCCTTTTTGCTCCCAGTTTTTTATAAAATTTAGCCGATAATGTATTTGCAATTGATGCTTGAGTTGATATAAAAAATGGAACTTTATGCTTTTTACAAAATTCAATAACTGCAAGATCCCAGCAAATTATTGCATCAACTTTACCCTTCACTTTTTTAATGGTTGATTCTAATTTCTTCAATTCTTGATCATAGATTATTGTATTCATAACTAAATACATTTTTGGCTTTCTGGGATAAGAATCGCAAATCTTTTTAATTTTAGGTAAATCAGATATTTTGAAGTTCCTTTTACCAGCTCTCATTGTGAAATCATTGACACCGAAATAAACGGCATCAGCTCCCGCTTTACAAGCTGCTACCAGCATAGGAATATTTCCAACCGGAGCCATTAATTCAATTTTTTTATTTTTATTCATATTTATTTACTGGATTATAGTTAATTGGTATGAGTAAATCCCCTAGCACCTAAGCCCTATTTTTGATAAGAATCAAGAATACGATCCAAGATAGACTTTTTATTATAATTTGGCTCAATACCATCATCGACTGTTATAACAGATTCATTTTCTTGTTTATAATTATTACTATCTATTTTTGAAGAAACATTAAGGGGCTTAATGAACCTAGAAAGCTCGTTATAGTAACTCTCATTACCTCCTCTCTTGGCCTCAAACGGAAAAGATAGGTATAATTCTTTCCTTGCCCTCGTTAAAGCTACGTAAAATAGTCTTTGCTCTTCTGCTACTTCTTCAGGAGAATTAAGAGCGAAGCTAATGGGCAGAACTCCTTCCGCTACGTTCATTATAAACACTGCATCCCATTCAAGACCCTTAGCAGAATGAATGGTAGTTAAGGTAACCGGCTCTTGATCCTCAAAAGATGATGCGGTATCAAAAATTCCCTTTTCTGGGCGATCAATGGCAAAATCAGCGAGAAAAGTATCTAATGAAGAATATCTATTGCTAATTTCTTTAATCACCTCAAGATCATTCAAGCGAATATTCCAATCATCATAATTATCCTTCAATAACACTAAATAATATTCCATTATGGTCTCCAACTGTTCAAATACTTTTAATTCATCTTTTGACGCTTTCTTTAATATAAAAGATAATCGCTCTAATTGTTTTTCATATTTATTGCCCCTATATTGCGATGATAAATGATCAATGATTTCATCAAAAGAAGATATTTGAAAAACATTTACTAAAATATTTTCTGCGGTTTTGGGACCAACTCCAGGAAGCATCATCAATATTCTACTCCAAGCTAATTCATCTCTACGATTTGAGAGAACTTTTAAGTGGGAAAGGAAATCTTTCACGTGGGCCATTTCATAAAACTTGCGCCCACCGACCACTTGATAGGGAATCCTCATTTTATCTAACTGAATTTGTAATGATATTGAAATGAAGGCTGATCGGAAAAGAACTCCTTGGTTTCCCAAATTAACTCCCCCATCTCTTAAATCCCTTATCTTTCTTGCTATCCAATCTGCTTCTTCGTATTGATTTTTAAAATATTGAAGCTTTGGACTTCGACCAATTTCTTTATTGGCTGAAATTAAAACTTTTGAATATTTGTTTTCCATATTTTCAAGAACCGCATTAGCTACATCTAGGATTGATTGAGTGCTACGATAATTCTCTTCTAATGCTACCTTCTTACATTCTTTAAATCTTTCCGGAAAAATCATTATATTGTCATGAGAAGCACCCCGAAAGCTATAGATACTTTGAGCATCGTCTCCTACCACCACCACATTTCTATGATCTTTAGCCAATAAATAAGTGATGTCTCCTTGTAATGGATTAGTATCTTGATACTCATCTACCATGATATATTCATATTCTCGAGAGATTTTTTTTCTCATATCTTCATCTTCCAACAATATCCTAAGGTATGTAAGCAGGTCATCGTAATCTAAGTAATTCTTATCTATCTTATATTCGGCATACTTTTTTCTAATTTCTTCTACATCTTCATTATATTGGATGAAATAAGGGTATTGTTTCTTTAAAACTTCGGCAATTGATACCCCCTTATTTATCGATGAGCTAATAATTGATTTTAAAGTCTCTTTCTTGGGAAATCTTTTCCCTTTCTCAATTAATCCCAATGAATCAGCGCATCTACGCACTGCTTCTTCTGCATCGCTTTCATCTAGGACTGAAAAAGATTTGGGGAAACCAAAGAATTTAGAATTCCTTTTTAGTGTTTTATAAGCAAATGAATGAAAGGTTCCTCCATTTATTCTCTGGCATCTTTCATCACGGCTTGATGATCGAGAAAGCATTTCTCTTGCTGCTTTCCTGGTAAAGGTAAGTAAAAGAATTGATTCCGGCTTTACTCCTTCTTGAATCAAAAAAAGAGCACGGTATTCAATTACTCGTGTTTTTCCTGAGCCTGCTCCAGCCAAAACAAGCATAGGTCCATCCTTTGAAGTTACTGCTGTATATTGAGAGGGATTAAGGTCTAATTTAAAGTCAAACATATTAAACTAGGGCTAGTTTAGCATAACAAGAAAGAAAAAAAGGAGCAAATAGCCCCTACTTTTTTAACATAAAAAATACTAAAATCCTATTTTAGGACCATCTAAATTACCCGCTTCTTCTATTGAACCAAACTGACTCTCATATTTTTGAAGATTAATTTCAAGGGCTTTTATCATTCTCTTTAGATGACCCGGACTAACCACTACTCTTGAAACCATGACTCCGGTAGGAGGAAATACACTTAAGAAATCCAAGCAAAACTCTTCCTTTGAATGTCTAATTTCTATTACATTTGAATATAGCGCTTTAGCTACTTCGTCTGGAACCCTGATTTGAATCTTTTGATCATTATTCATATTTATTTTTTTTATTAATTTTTTCTTTTGTAATATCAATTAATCTATCAATCATTGCATCAATTTCCTCTTTATCTTTTAAATCCTTTAACTCCTTCCTTAGCACAATTTCCTTGATATTGACCATTTCCTTTTTTTTATTGTTATTATTCTCCCATGCTTTATAATCCATATTTTTCATTACCTCTTCCCATCTTTTTAAATCTGAAATTTCTGTTGAATATTTAACAAGATCTTCAGATGCCTCGTCTGCATTGGTTAACATTTTCATTAAAATATCTTTTGCAGTTCCTATACTCGGAGTTATTTTTCTTTTATACATTGCTCCACAATGTGGACAAGATGGTTTCTCTGGAATTTCCATGCCCGAAAGAGTGCTATTCCAACTATAAATCATTAAAGCCTCATACTCCTTCCTACAAACATGACAGACTACATTTTCTTTAGTAATTTTTGTCATTTTTTTATAATAAGTTTTTAATCACTATAACTAGTTTTTAATTTATTCTCTTTCTTAAACCTTTCAATAGCTAATTGAATTAGCTTATCTATTAAATCCTTGTATTTAATTCCGCTTTCTTCAAATAATTTCGGATACATACTTATACTTGTAAATCCAGGAATAGTATTAATCTCATTAATAAATATTGATCCGTCTTTTTTTAAAAAAGAATCTACTCTTCCCAACCCCTCACATGATAATACCTTAAATGTTTTAATGCTGACCTCTTGGATTTCTTTTGTTTCCTCATCTGACAACTTAGCTGGTATCTCTAAAACTGCTCCGCTATCATCTGTATACTTGGCTTCGTATGAATAAAAATCATGAGTTGGTATTACTTCTCCAGGAATGGATGCAATTGGATCTTCATTTCCTAAAACTGAACACTCAATTTCTCTTCCTTCAATAAATTCCTCAATTATTATCTTAAGATCATAATCAAAGGCATATTGAATAGCCTTTAAATATTCCTCCTTATTACTAACCTTACTCACTCCAACTGATGACCCCATATTTGCTGGTTTAACGAAAAATGGGGATCCCAATTTATTTTCAACTTCTTCGTATTCTAAAATGTTTTCCTCGGATTTAAAAACAATAAATTTACCGATAGGAAGTCCGGCATCGCGCAATAAACGCTTCATAATATCTTTATCCATTCCAACCGCAGAGCCTAACACACTCGGTCCAACAAAAGGAAGATTGGCTAATTTTAAAAGTCCTTGAACCGTTCCATCTTCTCCAAAGGGACCGTGTAAAACTGGAAAAATAACATCTAATTTGACTTCATCCTCTCCCCTAATATTTCTAAGTATCCCATCACTTTGAGGGGCAAGTATTACTGATTCACCAGTCTGATCCAAGCTCTTCAATTCTTCTTCTCCCTCAAAGAAGGAAACTAAATTAGGGTCAATGAACCATCTGCCTGATTTATCAATAGGAATCAGGACCGGATTATATTTATCTCGATCTATGGCTTTAAAAATGTTTCTTGCCGAACGTAAAGAAACTTCATGTTCAGGTGATTTACCTCCAAATAATATTCCGACATTTATTCTTCCCATAATCTTTATTATTAATTTTAGAACTTAATTCATTTTAACATAAAATAAAGGACTCGCAATAATATATTGCGAGTCAAATAATATAAATCTAAATTCTTATTTCTCTTTCTCTAGTATAGAGATGCTTTTAATTACTATGTCTTGATTAGGTCTATCAAATCTATCTCTTTCTACCTTTGATATTGCGTCAGCTACTTCTTGTCCGGATACCACTTGTCCAAAAATAGTATAAGCTGGTGGAAGTGAATAATCAGCTACCATAATAAAGAATTGACTTCCCTGAGTGTTTGGCCCCGCATTCGCCATTGCTACAACACCCTTTCTATATCCATTTTGATATATTTTTGAACTTGGATCTATTTCATCATTAAAGCTATATCCCGGGCCTCCTCTTCCAGTTCCAGTAGGATCACCGCCTTGAATCATAAACCCATCTATAACTCGGTGGAATATAACACCATCGTAGAATCCTTTTCTTGCAAGTGTAACAAAGTTTTCAACGGTATTTGGAGCATCATTAGCATAGGTCTTAAACTGGATGTCTCCCATATTAGTTTTTATGGTAATTAAATAGTCCATATATTTATTATTATTTATTGTTTCTTCCGAATCTAATTGATTTGGCTCTTGATTATTTTCAATCAATACTTTTCTACCCGAACCACTTAAATAGAAAAAGATTAGTAGAATAATGCAAGTTGATAGAATAACCGATATTATTATTTTATTCTTTTTCATAGTTAATTTTAAATTATTAAATTAATATCACTTAGAACACCCAAAAGCCTGGGGATTATTAATATAAAGACAATAATTGGTAATATAACCATGGCTACGGTGGCAATAAAGGTCCAAAGAAGATATTTTTTTATCTTCTCAATAGAGGCATATATTTCTTCAATCCTCTTGCTCTGTGCTTCAATTTTTTCTAAAATTTCTTTTTCCATATTTATTTATTAAAATGAAAATATCAAACCAAACCTTTTATATTCATAAGTTCAACGGCCGTTTTTTGGAATTCTTTTTCAGTCATAAATTATTAACGATAAGCTAAGATTATTTTTTTAATCCTATATTATCATCAAGCCATAATAAAATATTCTCTAAGTCCTCTTTAGGATTGGAAGAATTGGCAAAGGAGATGATAATATTTCTATTCACACCATCTGATTTTTCCATCTTATAAATTGCAAAATATGACCCTGTTCCCCCTTCTCCTGGGCCTTTAATTACTGCATCATTTTGAATAATAAAACCTCGATATTGATGAATATAGCGCAACATCTTGGCAGAATCTATAAGAGTTGTTCTATTCTCTTTAGAACGGCCGGTTACATCTACAAAACGAGTACCACTCATTCCAATTGATTGTGCTTTAATATTCATGGCATCAACAAAAGCATCCGGAGTCAAAAAACGACTAAAAACTAAAGCCGCTTCTTGAGAGGACTGCGAGATCATGGCACTGATAAGCTGATGTCCCTGATAAGACCTTCCGGGAACTATTATATTCTCTCCAATTCCGCTAATCATCCAGTCTCTAGCAGTGATTCTTCTTCCCAAGGAAACCATTTCACTACCAGTTAATGCCATCATTCCCAAAGAAATTGGTCCAGCATATATCTCTGATTCAATGTCTTTAGTTAAAATCATTTCCCCAGTATCAAGGTCAGCCACCAATAAAGACTCACTTTCAATATCTATAAATGGATTTATTTCTTTGTCACCAACTAAGGCAGGCAGTGGAGGAATTAATTTTTCTTCAAAAATTAAAACTGGCATTCCCCTTTCAGCAAACTGATAAACAACTTTAGCATCTACAGTTTGTAATCTCACACAACCACCGGATGATCCTGATGAAAGTGCTCTTCCTGCTCTATCAAAGGGCCATCCATGAATAAAAAAATTCCCATAAAATTGAATACCATAAGGCATCCAAACCTCAGCAATTGTAGAAAAATGGATAGCTAGTTTTTCTCCTACGAAATAAACTCCAGGGGGTGTCTCCCAAAAACTTCCAACCTTTCCCTTTGCTTTAACTTCAAAAGATTCATTTATTACCCCTTCTTCATATAGGGTAAGTTTCATTTCTTTAAGATTTACGTAAATAAAGCTTCTTCTGTCATTTATTAACTTTTCTTTTTCTGTAGTTATCTTTTCTTTAATGTATTCTTCAAATCCAAACTCTGAAAATTCTTCTGAGCTATAAATAAAAGATCTTTCTGGTGGGACGTAATAAAAAACCGGATTCTGTTTCTCTTGAAGAGAAAAGGTATAAACAGAAATGATTACTAGAGCTAAGAAAAGAAATGCGATAATTACTTTATATATAGATTCTTTTTTCATAGAAACATTATATCACAAAAAAATATTTTATCAAGCAGTTAGAAAAGAAAAAGCGAGATTAATTTTCTGCAATGAACGAATTTATTTCTGTTTTGGCGTAGAGACAGAAAGGCTGGGGATAAATGTCCCAAAGCCAAGATTTTTTTGAAAGCGGTTTTATTTAATAAATAATTTTAAACAAGAATTAAAGTGATAGTATATTTTACTATTTATGGGCCGGGTGGCTCATATTCAATACCAAATAAAATAATAGTAATTAGCTATTAACTGAATAATTAGGAGGCTCTCTTGTTATCATAATATCATGCGGATGAGATTCTGACTTACCAGAACTACTAACCCTGACAAAATTAGCTTTTTCCCTTAATTCAGCTATATTTTTTGCTCCAACATATCCCATTCCCCTTCTTAATCCATTAACATATTGAAACATAACGTCAGCCAACTCTCCTTTGTAAAGTTTAAGTCCTTCAACTCCTTCAGCTACCAATTCCTTTTTCCCTGTTGCGATCTGACTATATCTTTCTCTTGATCCTCTATGTTCTTCCATGGCACCAATAGATCCCATTCCACGATAAACCTTCCACTGTCGCCCATCTCTAAATATAACTGAACCTGGAGCTTCTTTAGTTCCTGAGATCATCCCTCCCATCATAACTGATGAAGCTCCTGCTCCTATTGCTATTGATATATCACCAGAATATCTGAGACCTCCGTCAGCACAAACTGGAATCCCATACTTATCAGCAACCTTAGAACATTTATAAATAGCACTTACTTGCGGAGAACCTATTCCAGCTATTATCCTTGTAGTGCAAATTGACCCTGGTCCTTGGCCCACCTTAATACCGTCTGCTCCTGCTTTAGCAATCCTTTCAACTGATTCAGGTTCTGAAACATTTCCAACAACCACATCAACATCATAGTCTTTCTTAATTTTCTTTAATGTTGTAACCACTGATTTAGTATCAGCATGAGCAGTATCTATAACAACAACATTAACTTTATTATTAACCAAAAGATTAAGTCTCTCAAAGTCATTTACTCCTATAGCTGCAGCAGCAAAAAGCTGGCCCGATTTATCGGTATTGTATCCAGCTGGATTTTTCATCATAATCCTTGATACATCTTTAAAAACATACATCCCCATTATCACTCCTCCTCTATCAATAATTGGTAGAACCTTCTTCTTCTTTGCAATCATGATTTCATAGGCCTCTTTTATCTTTGTCCCCTTGGGTGCGGCTATTACACCTTTTGACATCACTTCTTTCGCAGTATCTGAAAGAGATCTACAAAAATCAAAATCGTTTTTACTTAATATTCCAACAACTCTACCGCTTTTATCAATTACTGGGAACGTATTAAAAGAAAACTTTTTTTCTTCCTTCATCTTAAGTATCTCTCCAATGCTTGTGTCTTGATTTACACATATCGGTTTATCAATAAAGCCATTAAGATAATATTTAACTCTGGTGACTTTTTTTGCTTGTTCCACAGGGCTCATGTTCTTATGAATAACGCCTATCCCTCCAAGCAATGCCATTGCTATTCCCATTTCTTGTTCAGTAACTGTATCCATAGCCGCACTGACCACAGGTATTTTAAGCGGTGTGTTTTTAGAAAAAGAGGTCTCAAGTGAAACCTCATCAGGCATAATTTCAGAATAGCCCGTTTTAAGACGAACATCATCATAGGTCAATGCCATTCCAGTACGATCTATTTTTTCAAAGAAAATATCTTTAGGAAATTTTTTATTCTTTCGAGATGGTTTCATATTTTTATAAACTTAGTTTATCTAAAGGATACCTGTTTAAAAACCAAAAAACAAGATGACGCATTAAATCATCTAAAATTTGGCTATAAGGGTAATGGTTTTGGTATTAATTATTAGTTAGTTTTTCAACCAACTAAAATTATACTAAACCGTTACCAAAGTGGTTAGCAGTTACAAATAAGAGATAAAATTTAACTTACTCCTATTATTCTTATTAATGCACAATATCTTTCTAGCTCCTTTATCGCTTTCTTAGTTTTTATTGATGAATAAGGGCTCTCAAGTTCAATAAAAAATAAATAATCCCAAACTCCTAATTGTGAAGGAATGGAATGAAGAGATGTCAAGTTTAATTTATTCTCTGAAAAAACATTTAAAATATCTCTTAATATTCCAACTCTATCATAAACAGTAAAAAGCATGATGGTTTTTTGAGTATTTAATTTTTTCTTAAACTGCTTATAGGTATTATTAGAAATAACATAGAATTTTGTGAAGTTATTTTTATTATCTTCTATGTTCTCATTTAAAACATTTAAATTATAAATTTCTGATGCGATTTTTGGAGCGATAAAGCCTATGTTTTCTTCTCTTTTTTCTATAATAGGGGCTATTGTACTAGAAGCGCTCTGCTTTTTAGCATA
It encodes:
- a CDS encoding peptidylprolyl isomerase, with protein sequence MDYLITIKTNMGDIQFKTYANDAPNTVENFVTLARKGFYDGVIFHRVIDGFMIQGGDPTGTGRGGPGYSFNDEIDPSSKIYQNGYRKGVVAMANAGPNTQGSQFFIMVADYSLPPAYTIFGQVVSGQEVADAISKVERDRFDRPNQDIVIKSISILEKEK
- a CDS encoding DUF3467 domain-containing protein; translation: MNNDQKIQIRVPDEVAKALYSNVIEIRHSKEEFCLDFLSVFPPTGVMVSRVVVSPGHLKRMIKALEINLQKYESQFGSIEEAGNLDGPKIGF
- a CDS encoding L,D-transpeptidase family protein; this encodes MKKESIYKVIIAFLFLALVIISVYTFSLQEKQNPVFYYVPPERSFIYSSEEFSEFGFEEYIKEKITTEKEKLINDRRSFIYVNLKEMKLTLYEEGVINESFEVKAKGKVGSFWETPPGVYFVGEKLAIHFSTIAEVWMPYGIQFYGNFFIHGWPFDRAGRALSSGSSGGCVRLQTVDAKVVYQFAERGMPVLIFEEKLIPPLPALVGDKEINPFIDIESESLLVADLDTGEMILTKDIESEIYAGPISLGMMALTGSEMVSLGRRITARDWMISGIGENIIVPGRSYQGHQLISAMISQSSQEAALVFSRFLTPDAFVDAMNIKAQSIGMSGTRFVDVTGRSKENRTTLIDSAKMLRYIHQYRGFIIQNDAVIKGPGEGGTGSYFAIYKMEKSDGVNRNIIISFANSSNPKEDLENILLWLDDNIGLKK
- a CDS encoding U32 family peptidase gives rise to the protein MNKNKKIELMAPVGNIPMLVAACKAGADAVYFGVNDFTMRAGKRNFKISDLPKIKKICDSYPRKPKMYLVMNTIIYDQELKKLESTIKKVKGKVDAIICWDLAVIEFCKKHKVPFFISTQASIANTLSAKFYKKLGAKRVVLARELNLKQVKEIMKIKGLEVEVFIHGAMCVSVSGRCFTSQFLYNKSANRGECFQPCRRSYFIKEEGLGHELTLEGSKVMSAKDLCVLPFVEELKKIGVHSFKIEGRNRDSRYVDAVVRVYREAIDTKLTKERTIELMKELEGVYNRGFSSGFFLGKPLPSDFSQVDSSASEIEKVFVGKVIKFYPKVGAITIKLVSELQEGDRIIIIGDDIGIKEVVASEMEINNKKVVKGIKSQEIGVKMPFKVARGAEVYKLKKRSS
- the ddlA gene encoding D-alanine--D-alanine ligase; the protein is MGRINVGILFGGKSPEHEVSLRSARNIFKAIDRDKYNPVLIPIDKSGRWFIDPNLVSFFEGEEELKSLDQTGESVILAPQSDGILRNIRGEDEVKLDVIFPVLHGPFGEDGTVQGLLKLANLPFVGPSVLGSAVGMDKDIMKRLLRDAGLPIGKFIVFKSEENILEYEEVENKLGSPFFVKPANMGSSVGVSKVSNKEEYLKAIQYAFDYDLKIIIEEFIEGREIECSVLGNEDPIASIPGEVIPTHDFYSYEAKYTDDSGAVLEIPAKLSDEETKEIQEVSIKTFKVLSCEGLGRVDSFLKKDGSIFINEINTIPGFTSISMYPKLFEESGIKYKDLIDKLIQLAIERFKKENKLKTSYSD
- the guaB gene encoding IMP dehydrogenase is translated as MALTYDDVRLKTGYSEIMPDEVSLETSFSKNTPLKIPVVSAAMDTVTEQEMGIAMALLGGIGVIHKNMSPVEQAKKVTRVKYYLNGFIDKPICVNQDTSIGEILKMKEEKKFSFNTFPVIDKSGRVVGILSKNDFDFCRSLSDTAKEVMSKGVIAAPKGTKIKEAYEIMIAKKKKVLPIIDRGGVIMGMYVFKDVSRIMMKNPAGYNTDKSGQLFAAAAIGVNDFERLNLLVNNKVNVVVIDTAHADTKSVVTTLKKIKKDYDVDVVVGNVSEPESVERIAKAGADGIKVGQGPGSICTTRIIAGIGSPQVSAIYKCSKVADKYGIPVCADGGLRYSGDISIAIGAGASSVMMGGMISGTKEAPGSVIFRDGRQWKVYRGMGSIGAMEEHRGSRERYSQIATGKKELVAEGVEGLKLYKGELADVMFQYVNGLRRGMGYVGAKNIAELREKANFVRVSSSGKSESHPHDIMITREPPNYSVNS
- a CDS encoding ATP-dependent helicase, with the translated sequence MFDFKLDLNPSQYTAVTSKDGPMLVLAGAGSGKTRVIEYRALFLIQEGVKPESILLLTFTRKAAREMLSRSSSRDERCQRINGGTFHSFAYKTLKRNSKFFGFPKSFSVLDESDAEEAVRRCADSLGLIEKGKRFPKKETLKSIISSSINKGVSIAEVLKKQYPYFIQYNEDVEEIRKKYAEYKIDKNYLDYDDLLTYLRILLEDEDMRKKISREYEYIMVDEYQDTNPLQGDITYLLAKDHRNVVVVGDDAQSIYSFRGASHDNIMIFPERFKECKKVALEENYRSTQSILDVANAVLENMENKYSKVLISANKEIGRSPKLQYFKNQYEEADWIARKIRDLRDGGVNLGNQGVLFRSAFISISLQIQLDKMRIPYQVVGGRKFYEMAHVKDFLSHLKVLSNRRDELAWSRILMMLPGVGPKTAENILVNVFQISSFDEIIDHLSSQYRGNKYEKQLERLSFILKKASKDELKVFEQLETIMEYYLVLLKDNYDDWNIRLNDLEVIKEISNRYSSLDTFLADFAIDRPEKGIFDTASSFEDQEPVTLTTIHSAKGLEWDAVFIMNVAEGVLPISFALNSPEEVAEEQRLFYVALTRARKELYLSFPFEAKRGGNESYYNELSRFIKPLNVSSKIDSNNYKQENESVITVDDGIEPNYNKKSILDRILDSYQK